A genomic region of Barnesiella viscericola DSM 18177 contains the following coding sequences:
- a CDS encoding FtsW/RodA/SpoVE family cell cycle protein, producing MNVESVEKSRRSDPYIWGIIIILYIVSVIEVYSAISREITGGDVYSPIIKHVMLLFSGFLITYVTSKIHYKWFKVLAYVMIPLAILLLVCILFWGDTINGAKRTISVLGISLQGSEVAKVTIVLAMATVLAKSQIKRGVNMKGVLWVVGLVTVFSGLLFTQGLTNTLLFIGISVCMMLIGGVEWYKLIGIFLVYVILALAVMQAKDLITEMKAPAETEAVAAAGEEKGGKVIARSSTWESRLEDFFDPTPEYEKETTPQNLQEHRAAMAMAHGGITGVGPGNSRESSRLPLAFSDYIYAIIIEDLGFVVGGVGLLLVYLMILARAGLIARRCTKAFPALLVMGMAVMIVLQALFNMAIVVGVFPVSGQPLPLISKGGTSIWMMSFGFGVMLSVSRYAVKDTGNNIKSERETDLPEDLQAANPTNLA from the coding sequence GTACAGCGCCATCAGCCGCGAGATTACGGGAGGCGATGTCTATTCGCCCATCATCAAGCATGTGATGCTTCTCTTCTCGGGATTCCTCATTACCTATGTCACCTCGAAGATTCACTACAAGTGGTTCAAGGTGCTGGCCTATGTGATGATACCGCTGGCCATCTTGCTGCTGGTGTGTATCCTCTTTTGGGGCGATACCATCAACGGTGCCAAGCGCACCATCTCGGTGCTGGGCATCTCGTTGCAGGGGTCGGAGGTGGCCAAGGTGACCATCGTGCTGGCCATGGCCACGGTGCTGGCCAAGTCGCAGATCAAACGGGGCGTGAACATGAAGGGCGTCCTGTGGGTGGTGGGGCTGGTGACGGTTTTCAGCGGCCTGCTCTTTACCCAGGGATTGACCAACACCCTGCTGTTCATCGGGATAAGCGTGTGCATGATGCTCATCGGCGGTGTAGAGTGGTACAAGCTGATAGGTATCTTCCTGGTCTATGTCATCTTGGCTCTGGCGGTGATGCAGGCCAAAGACCTCATCACCGAGATGAAGGCGCCGGCCGAGACCGAGGCCGTTGCCGCCGCGGGTGAGGAGAAGGGGGGTAAGGTGATAGCCCGTTCGTCTACCTGGGAAAGCCGGTTGGAGGACTTCTTCGACCCCACTCCCGAGTATGAGAAGGAGACCACCCCGCAGAACTTGCAGGAGCATCGGGCCGCCATGGCCATGGCTCACGGCGGCATCACGGGCGTAGGGCCCGGCAACAGCCGGGAGTCGTCGCGATTGCCGTTGGCCTTCTCCGACTACATCTATGCCATCATCATCGAGGACCTGGGTTTCGTTGTCGGTGGTGTGGGCCTGTTGCTGGTCTATCTCATGATTCTGGCGCGGGCCGGCCTCATCGCCCGGCGGTGTACCAAAGCCTTCCCGGCCCTGTTGGTGATGGGAATGGCGGTGATGATTGTGTTGCAGGCCCTGTTCAACATGGCCATCGTGGTAGGGGTATTCCCCGTTTCGGGTCAGCCGTTGCCGCTGATCAGCAAGGGAGGTACCTCCATCTGGATGATGAGTTTCGGCTTCGGTGTCATGCTCAGCGTGAGCCGATATGCCGTCAAGGATACGGGAAATAATATCAAGTCGGAACGCGAAACCGATTTGCCGGAGGATTTGCAGGCTGCGAATCCGACCAACTTAGCATAA